GTGAAATTCATATTAATGCTCACATGAATTAGATGAGAGAGGCATAGATTTCTACACCCATAGCGTTGTCACAGTAATCACATGAAATTGATGCCTCAACCATGTCTAATACCTATATAATGTATTGTTGAATGTTGACAACAATAAAAGTTCTAAGCCCACAGTTTGACCTGACAAAAATAGTGTTCTGACTAGGGTtggtcaatcatgaagcatccAACCCCATACGGGGTAAACAAATAGGATTATATACTGTCAAGACACCTTCAGACTAGTTTCATCCTGAAGCTGACAATCATATAAAGTATCATGTTCATGCTTGATCTTCTGTATTCAGTCTCGTTAGCCAGTTGCTATGAACTTTCAACTTTAAACCGACTTTGCATAttcctctttttttaaaaagaaaataaattgtagATATATaagatgctttttttttaattttttgagttGCGACGTTCtaggattaaaaataattacttaaaaaacctcttattttttgttaaaagttAATCTAAACACACTATATATGTTGTCGTCATGGAGAGAGTTTCTCTCAAGTTTTGAGATCTTAAAAAAGAAACTCCTCTCAAATTCCCGTGCACCGTCACTTCTCCAACTTGAAAATcacaattgacaaaaaaaatattaaagtcaaatatgttattattattcctttaaaataaaaaataataagaaattacaAAATGGAAAAAAGATCATTGACAAATGCATGACTTTCTAATCAACTTTTTTCTTAAATGCATGATTATTTGAAAGAAGCTTAGCGACAAATGCTTCTTAATTTTAAGTATGTTATCAAGTTATAACTTCTAAAAATAAGTATCATTTACTGAACTTATTCTAAAAAAACCAAGCAAATGTACATTAAGAAATCTTTATAGAGGGTTTACTAATATATACTCACTTCTTTTCTAAGATATAACTTGCTAAAATATTGTTTGTAAAAAATTATGCGAGTATACTTAAATAAATCCCGTGCCCATATATGTGCAAACTCTATAGTTAACTTTAGTTTTAGACTACTTAATTATGGTTTATTTGTTTATTGGcgaataaattatttgaatatttttataatgttgcaatatcatatatatcaaatataaatGTGAGCTCAGCGGTGGTCCTAAAGCACACTATACATTTCCATTTTGATATTCTCATACCCAACTCAATTGGATGCATGTCTATTTGGTAAAGTCCATTGTTATAAGTATGTTGATTGGGCTATACCTGGCCGGTACACCTGAGATCGCATTCATATTGGTTTATGTGGCTCAGAAatctttcaattaattatttgaccATTATCAAGGAGAAAGAAGAGGGACATGAGATAACTCAGAATACTATGTTTGTTCTTTCAAAAGCTGTTTCCAATATATAAAAGAGAGAATCCACCGAACCAAGTATTGCATGATAAATTCCTTCGGCTGCCCTGGGTTTCTTGTGAATTGTGCAATTAGAAAGTTTTTGTATATTTGACCCGATCTTTTGGTCTTCCTTTGACATTCATCTCCTTGGTCTCATTTGCAGAAAGTCAACCATGATAAAAAATGGTAACAAAAAAGCAGTCATAAAACATAATTTCTCAGCTTAGACTACGATTTGGCACCAAGAGATGGAAAATAAGAAACTGGAAAAATGTTAGagaatcaaaattttcaatttgagaatttttaagtaaattgatttgtgatattttattagttttttaatagaTGGGCAAATCTTAACCGTTAACACTTTTATTAACAactattagttattattttttttccaatccaAAAACCACCacttaatctaattaaatttgtcAAAATCCTAACATTTTTGCTAGCCGTACActcttaataatatattttttaaaattaatctttattataACGTTTAAAgggatttttgttaataacattATTTCCTTCCAAAAAACTTCCCAACACCTATCgtatatttacttattttatttataaaataaaaaataaatattaaaaaatttataataatctaCATGATACTTAGCCAATAGATTCCCTCGGTCTAGCATATAGAATgtctacaattttttaattggctTACATTGTCTCTTGAATAAGTTGTGGAGGAAAGTTCTAATGGTGGCTGCATTGAATACACATTAGAGGCAGCGTGTAAGCAGTGTGTTGGGGGGAACCTAGTCAAATCCGATTAGATAGACGAAAAAACCCCTGACAAACTTCTTGGAAGCGGGGAAGCAATTGCGGTTTATTCTGGAGAACCAAAGCCATTTAGCTAATAATTCTCTGTTTCTTAACTGTCATCCGATGAGGTTTCATCAAGTTTCTCTCATCTCTTTCCTTGAATCCACTTAACATATGCATCTATATAAACACTCCATTGTAGTAACCTTTCCCCAcctcaaaacaaaatatattcacATTCTAAaaactacattttttttattaagggaTGGCTGGGATTGGCAAGGGTAGTGTTGAATTTGAGGATTTGTTACCGGTGATCGCCGGTAAACTGGGTGGTGAGGGTTTGATAAAGGAGCTTTGTAAGGGTTTTCGGTTATTAATGGATAAGGAGAAAGGGGTGATAACGTTGGAGAGTTTGAGAAGAAACTCTGCTATGATGGGTTTGCAGGATTTGAAGGAGGAGGAGCTTGCGAGCATGATGAGGGAAGGGGATCTCGACAGTGATGGGGTCCTCTCTGAAATGGAGTTCTGCGTTTTGATGTTCAGATTGAGCCCTCAGTTGATGAAGGACTCGTGGTTTTGGCTCCAACAGGCTCTGCATCAGGAACTCAACAACAACGTCACCAAATCTTAGCGCAAAATCATACCATGATCTTTCTCTTCTACCCATCAACTCAACCTTATAGTTCTGTTTGAAATACTCTCGTTTTTGCTGTCGGATTGGGATTTCTTGTTTCAAATTTTCAGTTGCTTCAAATATAACTCATCCTTCTGCCACTGCTCTATTGGATATTGGAGAAACACATGTATTACATTACACCGTTCGTACAAACTCACACAAAAGATGAAAACATAACAAATGAATTGTATGGCTACATTATATaggttaaatttaaaatatcattcaacAAATATTATATCTCAAgtaagaaaattgattttaaaacacttcaaaaatttattcttaataaGGACCCTAATTAACGAAGCCAGTCGTCTACCAATTAAGCTTCtttcaaagttattttaatttaaatttaaattaagtgtaaataaagaaaaattcgtAAACGAAACCATTTAAATTATAGTCAGCTGCTGCTTAGGAAGATTTCTATTAGATTTTTTGCTGCCATTACCCTGAAAATTTGGTGCCACTGCTTTGAATGCCAAAAATACTTTCAGACTTAGTTTCCTGCTATCTTTGCTCAACGTCAAGGAAAGGAACGTGCGCTGGGGAAGTGAGAGATGGTCAGCAAGTTCGTCCTCCTTCAAAATGCAGTATATTCTTAGATTTATTGAAgcatttatttaaatatctatgtgtgattttttttaacaatgttattctattttttttttactgagttATTGATGTGAGAAAATTTACCAAACTTTAATGAGGTCTAGCATTACCTGAGAAATTCAAGTTGAATTCCCCTTGGATCAACAATAGGTTAATACATGATGATGAGTTATTGGcttatataataactaatttaaaataatatttaaagatctagaatttttttaattaattggcaAGCCCATAAAAATCAATCCATTTATAACATACATTTAATatagtatatttataaatattttaatttcttattacttttttagtttcttCTTAAGCATATAATTTTCCaatctattttattataaataataacaatagaatcataatatttttaagtagaatatatcataaattaatcACATGATACTTTGACTTATATTAAATAGATCAAAActaaatgtttttataaattttgtcataattattattctgaaaattacttttcataaaaatatattgaatgttCTAAATTCTGAAGCGGGCCTATATAGATATGAAGGCCGATGCAACAAAATGAAAGCTTTTACTATATCTACTCCCCTTTTTTGCTAAGTATATTTCCATttatttctctaatttttatCATCACGTATATATCGTTTATACCCATAATATTGATATATACTTATTAttctgaaaattaattttcataaaaatattttttttaacattccaAACAGTATTTtccaaaacacaattttttttaacattctaAAAAGTACTTTTATgaatattgttttatgttttggAAAGTACTttctaaaatgttaaaaaatatgatcATGTTGTGGAAAGTACTTTCtagaataattttgtttttcttaacatTCAAAAAAGTACTTTTTGTATACTATTTTTGTGTTTTGGGAAGTACTTTCCAAAAATGTTAAGGAAAACATTTGGAAAAATTCAAACACAACATTAGGatcattaaaaatatcatataaaggaaaaaaaatgtacacTAGTGAAGCAATTgaagtaagaaaaaatataattgatattgGTCCTTCAATTTGGATGACTCTAAGAGACGCTTCACTACAACAAATTTAAGATCTTGTTATACATTGATGCATAGATAAAATGAGAGACATCAATGGCGTTGTGTGggtgaacaaaaaaaaacatgaagaaaAATAGTTGGGAGCACAAACATACCACATTGGAGTTTGGAGGATAAAAAAACCTAACACTAGAGCAAAATATAAAGGAGGACTAAAGGGAGACTAGAGTAAGATATTGAAAGAGGATGAAGAGAGTGAAAGAGATGAGGGAGTGtgatgaaaaggaaaagaaatgtgTTGTTGCTATGAAAGAGGGAGTGTGTTGTTGCGCTGAAAAGTGGAGTGTTTGAGgagaaaaaaagatttaaaaggtGGAGGTTATTTAagtaattaacttttaaaaaagagaAGGGGAGTGTGCTTACTAAAAGATGTGAGCGATATAGCAAAGCCCACAATGAATGATGAAACAAAATGTCCCAATCCCAAATCAATGCAATTAAGTCCATTTATTTCCTTTCTAACATtggtaagaagaagaaaaaaccctTCAAATGACCgtgaaaaatatcattatattttttttttatcttaaggtTTAACCtgtttcttaaatttaaatcttagtttgaattatttatttacataattattttcttgagattataaaaaatatgacacatttaaaaaaactaacttaaaaatttattttgtgatattatttttgaataaattaacaaactttttttaataaattaatatttttttctaattgttaATTACATAGTCTAACTACTGTCATTTGGGAGGTTACCACCATATCAAATTCTAGAACTGTTAATTCCCTCTTTCCAATTTCTTAAaggtagaaagaaaaaagtgctAAAACATCCAATTGTAAAATAGTCCTGAACTAAGTTTCAGCTTCATCTCATGCATTTTATGGAAAAAGAAATCATGGTGTGAGACATAATGTACAACACATAACAGAACATAATAATATATCTCCCTTACTTTTCATCGTGGGGATGAAAATCATGAAGACAACAAAACCAGATCGATCTCTCTCACGTCAATGTGACAATGTGCATAGCCTATCAGCTGCTGGCATCTATCATTCACTTTTTATGTCTTCTCTGTGTACTTCACTACTAAAATTGATCATGCTTGCTCCTCTCCGTTAACTTAGTtttcatatcattttatttttttatttttttttgttctttgcgtgtgttttattttttatggtccTTAGCACCAAAATGCCGACAAGCCAGAAACATTTTAGCCCCATCTTCAACTCCACACGTAGTATGAGTTCTTTTTATTGGCTCTTTTGGCCATCAAGCAGTCGTTGTTGTAAATGGAAAACAGATTTGATGTCATGTTTATAAAGTTATTCAATGTTAGGATcgttcaaataatataaaaaaaaaattcaaatgttagaaGTTTGAGGGGAGTTTcggaaatttgaaattaatataaaattgtttcttAATGGGTCAAGAGATGAATGACAATAATAGTTTAACATAGTAGTAATATCttatctcaaaattttaaaataataattctacGAGTCATCTTATATGACCTTTAATTCACTTATATATGCCattgttttctaaatttaagattttatcCGTCGTTtcaccattattattattattccacTATTAAATTTTCAAGTTTCGACAATAAATTCCTTGTATGAGAGCACATGTGAATATGTTTGTGATATATAAGTGGTGATGTCCCACAATGAAAGAAATATAAGCTTAGCTAGGTCGGTCAAGATGGCTAATCTTTTGAAGCAAATGATTATGTCCAATATATATGTTCTGATTTCCATTAGATCATTACTCCAAATACTCTTCAATCCCAAATGCTAACAAATTATATCAACTTTGACGTGGAAATGCTCCCCACTTTTATTGGCCTTCCTTGTTTGTGTTTCTTCCCCCTCTTAGAAAGTTGAGGGAGGCATACGGATCAAAGTTAATTATGTCTCCTCCACTTAATCATCCTTAGCTCGTTTCAAAGAGATTACGTGACAATTCGAGTGTATTTCTATCATACTACTGTTGGTTAAGGGCGAAGGTCCCACGTGTTAGCCATGCTCGTTACATGAAAAGATGGGTAGAAAATAGCACATATAGGGTATAAGTAGTTTGTCATGAACAAAATGAATCAAATCATGAAGTTATCAATCCGTTTATTCATTTCCTTTTTGGTGATTCATTTTCATGCTTTCTGAGCCTTATCCTTTACCTTAATTTGCGTCACATCAAATATATAATCCACAGCAGAAATCAccacatatgttttttttattaacttttaacatTACCAGCTAGCTAGCTATGAGAGTGAGGCAGGGTTGTCGTTGTGGAAAGCTCTAAATTTGAGGCTATCGAATTGTGAAATCAGTATATGAAGCTTTGTCTTGTATTTTATATAATCTTCTTAACTGGCTTGGAAATAAAATCTATTGTTCTATGTTTCTTGTATATAAGTATATAGCATGACATTTACCGGCATGTATGTTCCCAAAGGAATTCGATCCCTTTTAATTTCGAACAttcagaatgaaaaaaaaaaaatcattttgatcCCGTAAAGAgtaaattaataacaattatttaatttttgaaaaataaaaaattatgatttagtcTCTTGAATgtgtaaatattaaaaagtgtgacaattaattgatttctgaattttataacttaataataaattaatcataaaatacaatttaatattaaagtCATTTTTAAACATTATAGCTAGCTTAATAACCAAATAGTTAATAAACTCAACAacagaattaaattataatactttttatatatttaataactaaattaaagattttttaagaATGATTATTTACCTCATAAAAAATGTGTTCGCCAACCAAATTCTTCGAaatagattaataaaaaaaaagttacaatatatatatatatatatatatatatgtgtgtgtgtgtgtgtgataacCTAAATATATAATATGGCCTTTATCTGATCCCAGGCATTAGGGAGTTTGATTCCCTGCTCCTTCTTATTTCAATTCAGTTTTTTAAATACTGATAGCTCTTGTACTCTTGGTCATAGGCTTTAAATTAAAGCATACCCGATTCCTTCACCAGAAAAGCGTATATGATCAGtatgaaataattaatgatcATTGACCAGGACGCAAAACCAGAATAAAACTTCTCGGAGATGGTATAGGTCGGCCATTACTAGTGGTAATATGGAAACCAAAACACGTGTCCCCTTAATTTTCGTGTCCcacaattagaaaataacatttataaaaaatataacgtCGACAAgggttaacaaaaattaatgttatatttttctacaattttgttactactttgtaagaaaaataaatatatatctgtatataaaaataaagaaagcaaATGTACACAATGttgcacaaaaataaaatgtatttaatacTTACCATATAAAAAAAGTAGGAAGATTAATAAGATATTCATcctcaaaaaaagaaagatattgtagagagatttaaaattatttaaaaataataattaagagacAAAGTTGTTCTTAATTTAATTGGGGAAGGGTAGGGAAAGGACGGGCGTTTTCAATCCATTAAGAATCTAATATGGTTAATTCTATGCTTCCATAAATAATTAGAATGAACAGATTTAAGAGATTGTTGAAGACATGACTTCCTCAAATATATTTGATCCTATAAACTATAAAGTATTATACCAAAAGtaaaatagttttctttttctcaaagAGAAACATTATAGTGCAAGAGAAGAaggaattgaataaaaaaactccTTAGCCATAATGCAAGAAATAAAGAATGTGCAGTTCTTCAAACCATATATAATAAGTGATccgcttataaaaaaaataatcaaagaaaaaagatagaTCATTTGATggtgaaaatattataatatataaatgataagatataatttaaaaaaaaagatagaaaaactGTAAGGGGTGAACTTTAATCTTATCTTAAATTCCATACATACCATATAACATTATTGTGATATTTTGTCCATTATTAGATACAAATCCAGGTAGTGATAGATGATGgtcgtaataataataatgattatcATGGTGGTGTAGACAATGATAcagtaataataatgatataattgtaatgataatgataacaatgatgataaaaaTGTGACAATTGACAATAGTGATAATGGTTACTCTATATATGATAGTGGAAGTGACAATtatggttatcaaactctcaaattaactttaaattctTATGAGTTTACGAGTCTATTTACTCTCCGCGAGTTGACTCCAGTGCAAACTCTATGTAAACTTGGTGGACTCAATTAGATCAAAATTGAAgtcattttaagttattttctaTGTATTTACGATTCAACATACTTCTATTTGGTGTGTTGTTTCTAAATCGAGGAACCCTCACctcttaaaattaatatcaaatcCTTATTCTCCAACAAAATTAAACCCTTAATAAGAATGTTCTATCACTACTATTCTCTCTGGAAATTATTATGTGGTAGTAATGCAATACTagatttgattatttaaatattgtgtaatttaagttttattattttttttattatgttgttgaATATTTATTTGGTATATTATTTCTAGTTGGAGCAAGTTTACATGGCAATGGTTTcttcaaaataagttttatattttttataggatatattttaatttgaaataaaaagttataaacgTATGAGTTGCTTAACTTTTTAATCATTAGTGCAAATTTAAACAtggattatttaaatatatattatgtgaCATTGTGGGAGCTAGTTATTGTTTTAATATAAGATAAGACACccaaagtattttaaaatgatagcaTTAGAGGATGTGCAATAAGCACAACATTTATTCTACATAATACCTAATCACCAGGAGACCAAATAAACACATCAAAATTCAGTGATTTTTCTTtaagatataaaaattatagaaatgtAAATGGTAATCTAACAAAAttggtaaataaaaaataagaaaaaaaatgtagagaTATAATAAGTGGAAAAAGGTAAGAAATAACGTagatataataaatgatataatagaaagaaaaaaaaatgagagaaataatATATGTTAATGGAGTATTTATAATGTTAAGGTATCTTACATATAATTACTGcaaaacaaaacaagtattGATGAGCTAAAACTAGAAAGAGTAACATTAATTTCACATAATtcctataattttataataaaaacataagaaaatgtgaaacaaaataaataaggaaataagggaaaataaaaaatattaaagaaaaaacgttgtgaaattaataatgttattcaaCTACAAAAACTAGTTTCTACTTCTACAGGAAGTATTAATTCCATCTTATTCTTTTATGcagatatatattataattaacgtCCATTATGTACAGAAGAAAGGGGTGCAAGAGTATATGGTTATCCATTGTAACATGAATCTCCAGGTTCATTTTGACAACTGAATAATGAACGGGAGACTAGCAACAGATATGCAATCAAATTCGGAAATGAAAAGACATGTAGGTTTAGGTGCgttaattaatatatagatCATCCTCTAGACTTTGGAATTCTGGCTGCGTTGTTTATTAGGCCACGTAATGAGTTGTGTAGCCGTTGCTAACTCTTAACCAGAGACATTCTCAATCACGTTCTACCACTGCGGACCACAATTATAATTTACTGCCACAAATTCTTCagatcaattaaatttaaaacataaaggCCTATATATGTATACAGATACAGCAGCTATATTGATATAGGAAAATAATACTACTTGATATATATGGAATCAGTAACAGTGAGTGGATAAAGACAGGTTCTCTTTCAAGGTCTACCAAATTTGGTTGCATGGCGAAATTATTTTGGTGCATGTCATCAGAATAATTCCTCACTTTTAGGTGATTTACTTGCAGAAAATATTCTAACATTGAGTATATGAAGGCAAAATGTTAGTGGAGATCTCTACTTTAACgagaaaatatgaaagaaagaggaaggTTTAGGAAAAGGAACAAAATAGAGTAaagatgaaatatttttttagatcgTTTAGAAAGTCATGTTAAAAGTGTTTGTatgtgagagagaaaaaaaaagcgtAAATATGATTATCTattatcatttatcaataatataaCATGCATCTAATTATTTTACATCAAATAATGCCAGGTGTATGCCACATTATTATTAAGTAATGAtacgaaaatttaaaaaaaataaaaaaaattatgaaaattacatTGAGAAATTAAGTTTAACtgtatatatttatgtattaaaattatattaaagccTAGCAACAAGATTCACTTTACTACCTGAACAATACTGTATACTTTAAGAGGGGCAGGCATAGGTCTGTCTTCAACTATTGGAAAATCCCTCCCCATTAACATTAATTATGAAAGGGAGACGTTAGCAACCTCTAGATGCAGGACATTTAGGTTATGCACTATGTTGGAGAAGTTGACCGATCAAGTACTTAGGTGGCATAAGGGCATTGGACAAACTTCGATTTCTATATGTTACTCGAGGCCTTTGATGAGGATATATAGCATCCTGTAGGTGCTGTTTTTAGTAAGATTAGGACAGATTATTGCGATACTTACCTAAACCTACGATGCATCTTAGTTGAAAGTTCGGATAAGTTCTTAAATATGAATTCGAAGATTGTTGTACACATATTATCAACAAACGAATACAATGTTTCAAATGATACACAGTGTATCATGTGATCGAATTAGATTTATGgtgaaaaagtaattaattaatttttcatggtGAATCAACAAACTTATTAATTAATCTGATTAAACACTTTTACGTCATGTTaacatttatcaaataatttattaattaatatcattaaacactttaaattaaatcaattaacttaaaagtttttaaattgtGAGCTCATAACATAAAGCTTATAAACTTCAACTAACTTGTAAGTTTTTAGTTACTTTATAAGTTCCTTTTATCGTGATAGTCTTTACCAGTActgaaatataattaaataaatttgaattattaattataaaaataaaaacacttattttttctctaaatgtatattatttatctttttaaatattactaGTTTTCCATTTGTTTAGTCTCTtagtgttatattttttttataatttgatccttttttttattatgagttTTTCATACGATTCCTTGTCTTAAGAAACGCATAAAATTTTACggataaaatcatttaaaaataaatttaaattgaaaatatagatataaaattatattaaattactaTAACAACAAATCAAAAAACCTATAACTTGAATTTCGCTCttacattaaaatttgattGCCACGAATGTCAACTATATTAtcaaattgaatatgtttaatttttaaaattttattattttttctcttaaacctAATacatatacttatatttttttactttcataagaattaattaaaatatttttctcttaattcttttttaagagatattttttaatgtgtgcttaaattaaaaatatttacgtAATTCACAACATAACTATTAAATATATTGCACGTAAGAAATAATTGTTTTCAATAGGGTTTGTTCAGCTGAAATAATTGGATGGCTTTTAAGTTTTCTGTTAATAGACACTAATAGTTTACATTCTCATAATAAATCACAGCTAAAGTTGGCAAACTTAATCTCTCAAaactatacaaaatttatttcccTTTAACTTTAAgggttaataaaataaaatagtcgcCTCTCCCTTCTCCTCATCCATGTGCTGATGTGCTGTTGTAAATCCCTATATATAGTTTTACTAAAATCAATGACATtcgtatatatacttatatcaAGAGTAACTGATCCTGATATTTCTCTCTCTATGCTAGTTGAGTCAAAACCTTATTGTACTCATCATATTCGTATTTCGAAAGAAACAATCGTTTAAATTAAAGACGTGCAAGCTTATAAACATGGAAAAATTGTAGACACTgataaagagataaaaagagAAGAGACATAAGTTCCTGATATAATTGAAGAAGTGAtacgataaaaagaaaaaaactaaagatTGTCAACTAGATGTT
The nucleotide sequence above comes from Glycine soja cultivar W05 chromosome 11, ASM419377v2, whole genome shotgun sequence. Encoded proteins:
- the LOC114375576 gene encoding calcium-binding protein PBP1-like, with translation MAGIGKGSVEFEDLLPVIAGKLGGEGLIKELCKGFRLLMDKEKGVITLESLRRNSAMMGLQDLKEEELASMMREGDLDSDGVLSEMEFCVLMFRLSPQLMKDSWFWLQQALHQELNNNVTKS